DNA from Synechococcales cyanobacterium CNB:
GCATCACGAACGCGATCAGCGGCATCATCGTGATCGGCGGGATGCTGCACCTCACGGGCCAGGGGCGGGGGTTGCCGGCGGTGTTGGGGATGGTGGCGGTGCTCGTTGCCACGGTGAACGTCGCGGGCGGGTTCCTGGTGACGCGGCGGATGCTCTCCATGTTCCGGAAGCACGCCCCGACGGGAGGATCGTCAGCGTGATGCCGGAGAGCATGGTGACGGCGTCGTACATCGCTGCCAGCGCGCTGTTCATCCTCGCGCTCGGCGGGCTGTCGCGCCCCGAGACGGCACGGCGCGGGGTCGCGTGCGGCATCGCGGGCATGGCGCTTGCCCTGACCGCAACGACGCTCGGAGAACGAGTGGGCGATTACGCCCTGCTGGCGGCGGCGATGGCGCCGGCGGTGATCGTCGGTGCGGTGGTCGCGGCGAGGGTCCGGATGACGGCGATGCCGCAACTCGTGGCGATTCTGCACAGTTTCGTCGGGCTTGCGGCGGTGCTGGTGGCGGTGGCGGGGCACCTCGAGCCGCACGCCTCGCAAACCGGATCGGGCGAACTGGTGCATCGCGTCGAGGTGTATCTCGGGGCGTGCATCGGTTCGATCACGTTCACCGGCTCGGTCGTCGCGTTCCTGAAGTTGCAGGGGTTGGTGAGCGGCAAGCCGCTGATTCTTCCGGCCCGTCACGCCGCGAACGCCGCCGCGCTGCTGGTGACGGTCGTGCTCGGCGTTCGCTACGGCATGGCGACCGGCGGGGCGGGAATGGCGGAGTTGCTGATCGCGACGGCCATCACGGGTGTGCTGGGGATGCACCTCGTGGCCGCGATCGGTGGGGCGGATATGCCGGTCGTCGTCTCGATGCTGAACAGTTACTCGGGTTGGGCGGCATCGGCGGCGGGCTTCATGCTGGAGAACGACCTGCTGATCGTGACAGGCGCGCTGGTCGGCAGCAGCGGCGCGATCCTGAGCTACATCATGTGCCGGGGGATGAACCGTTCGTTCATCAGTGTTATCCTCGGCGGGTTCGGCACCGAGGGCGGGGCCGCGCCGTCGGGCGAGGCACCGGGGGGTGAGGTCACGCCGATCGACGCTCCCGCCGCCGTCTCGCTTCTGAAGTCGGCGCGGAGCGTCATCATCGTGCCGGGGTACGGCATGGCCGTCGCCCAGGCGCAGCACGCGCTGGCGGAATGTGTCCGCCTGCTCGAATCGGCCGGCGTGCTCGTTCGTTTCGCGATCCACCCGGTTGCGGGGAGGCTGCCGGGGCACATGAACGTGCTGCTCGCCGAGGCGGGCGTGCCGTACGACGTCGTGCTCGAGATGGAGGAGATCAACCCCGACTTCCCGCAGACGGACGTCGTGCTCGTCATCGGGGCGAATGACATCGTGAATCCCGCTGCCCAGGACGACCCTGGGAGTCCGATCGCCGGGATGCCTGTGCTTGAAGTCTGGAAGGCCCGCACGGTGATCGTGATGAAGCGGGGGATGGCCACGGGCTACGCGGGCGTGGACAACCCTCTGTTCTACCGCGAGAACACGCGGATGCTCTTCGGCGACGCGAAGAAGGTCGTCGAGGCGTTGCTGACGGGGCTGCGTTCGTAGCCGGTTCGCGTCTGTGGATGATCGTGCCCCGGCCTGCCGATAGACTTGGTCCGGCCGGGTGGCCGTGCGCACAGGCAGGGGATGCCCATGAGCAAGACGCGAGTTCGTGCCCGCTCCGAGTCCGCACTTTCCGCGGGAGATTCGTGCCGATCCGAGGCCCTCGAAGGGCGGGTTCTTCTCGCGGTCGTGTACGACGCGCCGACCACGGCTGTCGGTGACGCGCCGACCGGGCTGGTCGTCGCGGATTTCGATGACGACGGCATCCTCGACGCGGCAACGGCGGACTTTGATTCGAACACCGTCACGGTGCTGCTCGGACGCGGCGACGGATCGTTCACACGCTCGCAGACACTCGACACGCTCGGCTCGGCGTCGCGCGTTGTCGCGGGCGACCTGAACGGCGACGGGGCGATCGACCTCGTCGTGAGTGAGTTCGGCAACAACTCCATCGCGGTCTTCCTCGGCAACGGCGACGGAACGTTCGGCGACGCGACGCGCATCGCCGGCAACGGCGGACCGGTCGGGCTTGCGCTGGCCGACCTGAACGGCGACGGCGACCTCGACCTTGTGACGACCAACTTCCTCCTGAACTTCGTCGGCGTCTACATCGGCGACGGGACGGGCGGATTCGGTCCCGCGACACTTCTCCCGGGCGGAACCGCGCCACGGGCGGTTGCGGTCGGCGATCTTACGGGCGACGGCGCGCCGGACCTCGTGGTCGCTGCCTCGGAGGACGACGCGATCCGTGTCTTTATCAACGACGGCTCAGGCGCGTTCGCCGCGCCAGTGCAGTACCTCGTGAGCGCGAACCCGGAGGACGTTGCACTCGGCGACCTGAACGGCGATGGGCACCTCGACGTGGTTGTCGCGTGCGCCGATGACGACGTGGTCACGGTCCGGCTCAACGACGGCACGGGCGCGCTGACCAACCCGGGTTTCCTGGTGTCCGTGGACGCCAGGCCGCGCTCCGTTGCGCTGGCGGATCTCAACGGCGACGGCCGCGTCGACTTCATCACCGGGAACTCCGACGCGAACAACGTTCAGGTCGGCTTCGGCGTGGGCAACGGGAACTTTACGACCTCGCCGGCGTTTCTGGTGGGCCAGGCGCCACGGGCCGTCACGCTGAAGGACATGGACGGGGATAGCGTGCTCGACGTCATGGTCGTGAACGAGGAGAGCGATACGCTCACGATCCTATTCGGCGCGGGCCACGGCGTCTTTGCCGCTCGACGGGACTCCGTGACCGGTGCGCCCATCGGCGCAGCAATGGCGGCGGCAGATCTTGACGGCGACGGCCGCGATGATCTGGTGGCCGTGTTCCCGGAGGACGGCACGGTTCGCGTCTTCTTTTCAGATGGGACAGGCAACTTCCTGGCAGGCCCCTCGTTCGCCACCGGCGGCAGGCCCGTCTTTGTCTCGATCGGCGACCTGAACGGCGACGGTCGTGCCGATATCGCGGTCAGCCTCAACCTGGACGACGCCGTTGCTGTCTTCTTCGGCGACGGCGCCGGCGGGTTCTCGGCGGGCGGCGTGTTCGCAACCTCCGGAGGTCCGCAGGAGGTCCGCATCGGCGACATGGACGGCGACGGCGTACCGGACCTCGTCGTCGGGTGCTCGACGGCGTCGGTGATCGACGTGCTCCTCAATGACGGGAGCGGCTCGTTCGGCGCGCCGGTTTCGTTCGCCGTGCCGGGAAACCCGGTCTCGATCCGGCTTGGTGATCTCGATGAGGACGGCGACCTCGACATCGCCATGGTGACTTCAACGGGCGGCGCTGCGCTGCAATGGCTCCGCAACGGCGGCGACATGAACTTCATCGGCCCGTCGATCGCGGCGAATCTCGGTGGGCTGGGTGTTCGACTCGCACTCGCGGACCTCGACGGCGACGGCGACCTGGATGCGATTGCGACCACGACCGAGGGGAAGGTCGTGGTGTGGCGCAACAACGGGCTGGGGTTCTACTCGCCGGCGGGCGTCTCCGTGGAGGTTGGTGCCGGAGCGGGCGCCATCGAGTTCGCCGACGTGAACGTGGACGGCAGGCCCGACGCGATCGTCGCCGTGCAGGGTTCCGATCGCGTGGTTGTGCTGGAGGGCGATGGGGGCCTCGGATTCCTGACGCCGATTCTCTCGCACGTCGTCGCGGCCGCTCCGGCCGGGCTTGCGGTCGGGAGGTTCGAGGGAAGGGCGTACCTCGGCGTCGCGACGCTGAGCGCCACGGCCGGGACCATCAGCACATACAACAACATCCGCACAGCGTCGAGCATCGACGGCCTGCAGTCCACCCTGCTCACGCTCACGCGCGACCAGCAGTTCACCCTCTCGGTGCAGGCACGCGATAACCCGGCGTCGATCCGGCGCGTCGCGTTCTGGGCGGACTTTAACGGCAACAACGCGATCGACGAAGGTGAGGCGCTCGGCACCGATGAGGACGGCGAGGACGGTTGGTCGATTCTCGCCGTTCTGGGGAGCGGCGCGCCGCTCGGCCCCGGGCTGACCATCATCGCCATCGGCGTCGACTTCGCCGGTGTCGAAACGAACAAACTCACGCTCGATCTCACGGTCATCTATTCGCTGCTGGCCGCGAACGGGGCTGTCGTCTCCGGCGTGCAGGGCGCCGACGGCCGCTACTACGTCGGGGCGAGAAACTCCGACAACCGGCCGCTCGTGTACCGGCAGATCGACCCCGGTAGCCAGGCGTGGGAAGCACGCGATCTCCAGGCGGCGACGGGTTCGCCCGCGCTCGTCGGCGACGTGAGCTTCTTCGTGGACGACAAGGACGGGCTGCTCTACGCGGCCGCGGTCTCTGTGGACGGGCTGCTGCTCTTCGTGCTGCGGAACGGCGCGTGGAGTTTCCGCAATCTCTCGACCGAGATGGGACTTGCTGACGACCTGACCGGGCAACTGACGGCGTTCGTGGATACGACGGGGATCGCGCACGTCGCGGTCATTTCTGCGGCCGGGCATCTGCTGCTCTTCGTGCAGACCGGCGCGGTGAACCCGGACGGGGGCTTCGTGTGGTCGCTCGTGAATCTGAGCACGGATCATCTCGCCGCGCAGGGCATGAGCACTCCCGCGTTCGTGGGTCGCATCACGAGTTACGTCACGAGCTGGAACGCCCGCAACATCGTGGGCGTGGACGCATCGGGCCGTCTGCACACGGTCTGGATCGCCGATGCCGAAGGGTTCACGCTCTGGCGCACCGACGACCTGTCTGCCATTACCGGCGCGCCGACGATCACCGGCGGTCTGACCATCTACCTCACGTCGTGGGACGGGATCAACATCGCCGGCACGGACGAGTCCGGTTCGGTGCTCGTGACGTGGTGGGTTCCGCAGTTCGAGGGCAACTGGGAGGTGAGCGACCTCACGGCCCTCTTCTCGGGGCCGCAACTGGCGGTCGGCTCGCTCACGAGTTACGTCACGCCGTGGGGCGGGCTGAATGTCGCCGGCGTCGGGCCGGACGGCGACCTGGTGATCTACTGGTGGGTTCCGCAGTTCGAGGGCGAGTGGGTCGTCAGTTCCTTTGATGAAGTGCTCCCCGGTGGCTCACCGCGTCCCGACGGCGGCGGGCTGAGCGGGTATGCGGGGGCCGACGGCAGGCTCAACGTCTTCGGACGGAACACCAACCGGGAGGTCATCCGCTACCACTGGGATCCGGGCACGGACGTCTGGACGCCGGAGAACCTGACGGAGGTTGCCGTTCGCGTGTGATCCTGCCGCTCAGGCGATCCGGCGAGGGCGGCCGTTGGGCAGCGCTCTCGTGCGCGCCCGCGTGCTGCGGCGCTCTTCAGACGACACTCTCCGACATCCGACCATCACGCCACCGTCCTTGCAGCGCGCAACCCTGACGACGCGGCAGTGCGATGGAGACGCTTGGTTGCGCGCCAGCAGGACGAGCGCATCCCCCGTTCGCGGGGCCAGTTGGTCGGGAACGACCAGGCCGAACCCGCTTTTCGACGCGTCGCGCAGCCGGCCCGGACAAAGGGAGATCGAGCCGACGATGCGCCAGGCGACGCGGTCGTCGCAGCAGTAGGCGCGGTGGTCCTGGCGGCGTCGAAGCTGGAAGGGCGCATCGGCGTTCCATCCGAAGTCTCCTCTCTTGGCGTCGGGTTTCATGCGGCCACCCCCGCTGTTGTCGAAGCGGCCTTCTCGGCGACCTCGAGCACGGCGGGATCGAAGCGGCCGCTTCGGTCCCCTCGAAGTTCGGCCACCGCCTCAGCGCGAGTTCTGGCACGCCGGTAGGGACGGTCGCTCATCATCGCCGCGAGCGCATCGGAGACGGCGACGATGCTTGCGCCCACGGGAAGCGAGCTCCTTGCCTGCGCTGCACCTTGCGTGTGTGATCGGCGGACGTACATCGAGCCGGCGGTGCCCGCGCCGAGCCGCTCCGCGAGGCGGGCGCTTTCCTCGCCGACCGCCCCCAGGATCGACCGCTCCAGATTGTCGAGCGCGGCGGGGTGTGCCAGCAGGTCGTCCGGAGCGGCGCACTTGCCGACGTCGTGCAGCAACGCCGCCAGCCGAATACGTTCCGATTCCGCCCCGCGGATACCGAGTCGATCCATGATCTCGCACGCGAGTGATGCGGCCTGCTCACAGTGCGTGCCGGTGTGCTCCTGCTGCGAAGGACCCATGGAGGGTGCGAGGCGGCGAATCAGCGCCTCACGACGCTGTTCGACGCTCATCGTTCGGGCGAGTTCGAGGTCGTCGGCCTCCCGTTCGGCGAGCGCCATGCCCCACGTGCAGACACGGTTCCGGCCTCGGTCTTTGGCCATGCACAGGGCATGGTCGGCCCGGAAGATGATCTCTTCGCTCAGGCCGTTCGTGGGGGCGATGGCCACGCCCGCGCTCACCGTGACGCGCAGCGGGCCGGCGCGGGTCTGGATGCGCTGTGCGGCCACTCTGCGGCGGAGGAGTTCCGCCGCGCGCCACGCCTCGCTCTCTCGCCCGACGTGGCGTAGAAGGACGAACTCCTCGCCGCCCCAGCGCACGGCGGTCGCACCTGGTCCGGCGGCGTGGGCGATCGTGGCGGCGATGGCGCGGATCACGTCGTCTCCCGCGGCGTGACCGTACGAGTCGTTCACCCGCTTGAAGTGGTCGACGTCAAACATCACCGCGCTCATGAACCGTCGCCGGTCGTGCCTGGAGCGGCTGCCGGACATGAGCAGGTCGAGGTGCCTGCGGTTGAAAAGACCGGTGAGGTGGTCGGTCTCCGCGAGGCGTCGCATTCGGGCGAGGCGGCGAGCCTGGGTACGGCGTTCGCCGTGGCTCCGGCGCGCCTCGGCGATCGCGTTCTCGACGCGCCTCCAGAGCGTGTCCCCAAGCAGGGCATCCGTCATCGGTACGAAGTCCGCCACGCCTGCACGGAAGCACTCGACGGCGACCTGCTGCTCGCTGCAGGCGGAGACGACGATGAGCGGACAGGGTGCGATGGTGCGGCGTACCGCGTCGAGGGCCGCGCTCGCCGGACGCGGGACAAGATCGGCGTCGAGAACCGCACAGTCGAAGTGCCTGTCACGCGCGGCTCGGAGAAGGTGATCCCCGTCGCTGACGCACATGACGTCCAGGAATGGTCGCCCCTCTCCCAGCCTCGCGTTGAGCAAGCCACGCCGCGTCGAGTCCCGCTGGGCCAGCAGCACCCTCGTTCTCGCCATGGTCGTGCCTCCCCGGAGCGGCGCGGCCACCCCGATCAGGGACGATCGGCGGGCTGCTCGCGGGAGTTCAGTCGTCACACGGGTTCCTCGCGCGGGTGGAACGCACCATCGATGCACGCTCGTCATCCGGCACACGTGCTGCGCGGCGCAGGACTGTCATCGAACGCGAACGCGTCCCACGTTGCGGGGGGTCAGGCCGTGCCGCACGCAGCAACGAGCCTTCGGAAGAGGCCGATGCCCGCGGCTTCATGCTCCGTGCGCTCCGGGTGCCACTGCACGCCGACGTAAAACACGCGGTCCGGATCCCAGACAGCCTCGATCACCCCATCGGGGCATCGCGCGAGCACGCGCAGCCCCCCTGAATCGGAGACGGCCTGCCGATGGCGGCTGAAAACGACGAGCGGACCTGCACCGAGTGGTCTGTGCGGGCCGGTGTCGGCCGGCACGACCTCGTGTGTTCCATCCCGGTGCATCGCGGCGATCGATGGCGAGGATTCCTCCATGCGCTGGTCGAGAGCGCCGCCTGCGTGGAGCGCCATCATCTGCATGCCGAGGCAGACGCCGAGGACGGGCTTGTCGCGGTGGCGTTGCTCGAGTACGTCGAGCAGGGCGGCTTCGTATGCCTGCCGGTCGGTGTGAACAGGTGTGGCGAGCGGGTGGGTTGTGCCGCCGAACGGCTCCATGCGGGGATCGTCGCCACCCGTGAGAACGAACGCGGAGAATCGGCGTGCGTGCTCGCCCGCCGCTGCCCTGATCGGCGGCAGGAGGACGGGCACTCCGCCCGCGGCGGTGACCGCGTGGGCGTAGCGCGTGTAGGCGAAGGCACGCGCGCCGTTGGGAGATTCGCAGAGGTCCGTCGTGATGCCGACGAGCGGCGGATCGGCCGTTCGCCAGGTTGGCGTGCGAGCCGTTCGTCCGTCGCTTGGCTTGCCCGCCATCGCTCTCACTCTACGCCGCGGGGCACGGTCGTGCGGTAGAGTTGCCCCGTGCGACGGCTGCGGGGCGTGATCGTGCTGCTGAGTGTCGCCCTCATCGGGGCGGCGGTTCTCGTGGTGCAGTCCCGTCCCGTGCGGAGCGGGCCGGTGCCCTTGTTGAGCCTCCTGCCCTCGCAGGTCGAGTCGATCCGGCTCGATTCGCCGGGGTCTCCGTCAATCATCGTGAGGTCGGAGGGTTTCGCCCGCGAGTGGATGATCGTGGTTCGCGGGTTGGATGGGACGGAATCACGCTGGCCCGCATCGGAGCCTCGCGTGCGCGCCGCGTTTCGCGTGCTCGCTTCGCTGTCGGGTGAAGCGAGCGATCCTCTCCGGGATGCCGACGTCGGGTCGGTCGTGACGATCACGGCCACGGACGGGTCCGAATGGAGGCTCCGGCTCGCGGCGCAGACGCTGGCTGGCCGAGGACGGGTGCGTGTCGAGAGTCCGTCCGGCCGGATCGTGCACGCCCTCGTGGAAGGCGAGACCCACGCGATGCTCGCGCGGCAGAGCGTCATGCAGTGGCGCGATACGCGGGCCATCCCAGGTTTCGACGGCACGGCGTCGCGGTTCCGCGCTCAAACCGCCGACACCCAGTTGGGCATTGCCTCCGTGCGGGGTCGGTGGGGGATCCAAGGCCCGTTCATCGCGCCCGCGGAGCCGCGCATCGTCAAGGAGCTGCTGCGGGCTGCCGAGTCGCTGACCGTGGCGCGGTTCCGTGACGAGCCGCACACGGCGACGGACGCCCGCCCGTTGCTGGTCATCGAGGTCGAATCAGACCTGCCCTCGCCGACCGGCGACGAACGCGACCGGCGAGTGATCGTGCGGAGGCTGTCGGTGCTGGAGCCCGCCGATGCCTCCGGGGCGCGCTACCTGGCGCTCGCGGAAGCGTCGATGCTGACGCCGCACACGCGAAGGAGCGATACGATCTCCGGTCCAGCGCTGGTTGAAGTACCCTCCGAATCCATCGCCGCGCTCCCGTTGGACCCGGAGGTGTTCATTGTGCGGCGAGCGGTGGCTGTCCCATCGGCGGATGTCGGACGGGTCTCGCTCGGATCGCTCGTGCTCGAACGCACGCATGAGGGTTGGGTGCGGATCGACAGCGAACAGCCCGTGCCGCTCGCGACCGAGGATGTTGCCGGCCTGGAAGCGGTGCTGACGCTCCTCGTGGACGTCCCCGCGGACGTCGTTCGTCGGAGCGGCGA
Protein-coding regions in this window:
- a CDS encoding NAD(P)(+) transhydrogenase (Re/Si-specific) subunit beta, coding for MPESMVTASYIAASALFILALGGLSRPETARRGVACGIAGMALALTATTLGERVGDYALLAAAMAPAVIVGAVVAARVRMTAMPQLVAILHSFVGLAAVLVAVAGHLEPHASQTGSGELVHRVEVYLGACIGSITFTGSVVAFLKLQGLVSGKPLILPARHAANAAALLVTVVLGVRYGMATGGAGMAELLIATAITGVLGMHLVAAIGGADMPVVVSMLNSYSGWAASAAGFMLENDLLIVTGALVGSSGAILSYIMCRGMNRSFISVILGGFGTEGGAAPSGEAPGGEVTPIDAPAAVSLLKSARSVIIVPGYGMAVAQAQHALAECVRLLESAGVLVRFAIHPVAGRLPGHMNVLLAEAGVPYDVVLEMEEINPDFPQTDVVLVIGANDIVNPAAQDDPGSPIAGMPVLEVWKARTVIVMKRGMATGYAGVDNPLFYRENTRMLFGDAKKVVEALLTGLRS
- a CDS encoding VCBS repeat-containing protein produces the protein MPMSKTRVRARSESALSAGDSCRSEALEGRVLLAVVYDAPTTAVGDAPTGLVVADFDDDGILDAATADFDSNTVTVLLGRGDGSFTRSQTLDTLGSASRVVAGDLNGDGAIDLVVSEFGNNSIAVFLGNGDGTFGDATRIAGNGGPVGLALADLNGDGDLDLVTTNFLLNFVGVYIGDGTGGFGPATLLPGGTAPRAVAVGDLTGDGAPDLVVAASEDDAIRVFINDGSGAFAAPVQYLVSANPEDVALGDLNGDGHLDVVVACADDDVVTVRLNDGTGALTNPGFLVSVDARPRSVALADLNGDGRVDFITGNSDANNVQVGFGVGNGNFTTSPAFLVGQAPRAVTLKDMDGDSVLDVMVVNEESDTLTILFGAGHGVFAARRDSVTGAPIGAAMAAADLDGDGRDDLVAVFPEDGTVRVFFSDGTGNFLAGPSFATGGRPVFVSIGDLNGDGRADIAVSLNLDDAVAVFFGDGAGGFSAGGVFATSGGPQEVRIGDMDGDGVPDLVVGCSTASVIDVLLNDGSGSFGAPVSFAVPGNPVSIRLGDLDEDGDLDIAMVTSTGGAALQWLRNGGDMNFIGPSIAANLGGLGVRLALADLDGDGDLDAIATTTEGKVVVWRNNGLGFYSPAGVSVEVGAGAGAIEFADVNVDGRPDAIVAVQGSDRVVVLEGDGGLGFLTPILSHVVAAAPAGLAVGRFEGRAYLGVATLSATAGTISTYNNIRTASSIDGLQSTLLTLTRDQQFTLSVQARDNPASIRRVAFWADFNGNNAIDEGEALGTDEDGEDGWSILAVLGSGAPLGPGLTIIAIGVDFAGVETNKLTLDLTVIYSLLAANGAVVSGVQGADGRYYVGARNSDNRPLVYRQIDPGSQAWEARDLQAATGSPALVGDVSFFVDDKDGLLYAAAVSVDGLLLFVLRNGAWSFRNLSTEMGLADDLTGQLTAFVDTTGIAHVAVISAAGHLLLFVQTGAVNPDGGFVWSLVNLSTDHLAAQGMSTPAFVGRITSYVTSWNARNIVGVDASGRLHTVWIADAEGFTLWRTDDLSAITGAPTITGGLTIYLTSWDGINIAGTDESGSVLVTWWVPQFEGNWEVSDLTALFSGPQLAVGSLTSYVTPWGGLNVAGVGPDGDLVIYWWVPQFEGEWVVSSFDEVLPGGSPRPDGGGLSGYAGADGRLNVFGRNTNREVIRYHWDPGTDVWTPENLTEVAVRV
- a CDS encoding diguanylate cyclase; the encoded protein is MTSVHRWCVPPARGTRVTTELPRAARRSSLIGVAAPLRGGTTMARTRVLLAQRDSTRRGLLNARLGEGRPFLDVMCVSDGDHLLRAARDRHFDCAVLDADLVPRPASAALDAVRRTIAPCPLIVVSACSEQQVAVECFRAGVADFVPMTDALLGDTLWRRVENAIAEARRSHGERRTQARRLARMRRLAETDHLTGLFNRRHLDLLMSGSRSRHDRRRFMSAVMFDVDHFKRVNDSYGHAAGDDVIRAIAATIAHAAGPGATAVRWGGEEFVLLRHVGRESEAWRAAELLRRRVAAQRIQTRAGPLRVTVSAGVAIAPTNGLSEEIIFRADHALCMAKDRGRNRVCTWGMALAEREADDLELARTMSVEQRREALIRRLAPSMGPSQQEHTGTHCEQAASLACEIMDRLGIRGAESERIRLAALLHDVGKCAAPDDLLAHPAALDNLERSILGAVGEESARLAERLGAGTAGSMYVRRSHTQGAAQARSSLPVGASIVAVSDALAAMMSDRPYRRARTRAEAVAELRGDRSGRFDPAVLEVAEKAASTTAGVAA
- a CDS encoding gamma-glutamyl-gamma-aminobutyrate hydrolase family protein, producing the protein MAGKPSDGRTARTPTWRTADPPLVGITTDLCESPNGARAFAYTRYAHAVTAAGGVPVLLPPIRAAAGEHARRFSAFVLTGGDDPRMEPFGGTTHPLATPVHTDRQAYEAALLDVLEQRHRDKPVLGVCLGMQMMALHAGGALDQRMEESSPSIAAMHRDGTHEVVPADTGPHRPLGAGPLVVFSRHRQAVSDSGGLRVLARCPDGVIEAVWDPDRVFYVGVQWHPERTEHEAAGIGLFRRLVAACGTA